A genomic window from Melanotaenia boesemani isolate fMelBoe1 chromosome 15, fMelBoe1.pri, whole genome shotgun sequence includes:
- the LOC121654693 gene encoding cytochrome c oxidase subunit NDUFA4-like, whose translation MLATVHKQLRNHTALIPLFIPIGGGANMSMLYLARLGLRNLDVCWDRKNNPEPWNKLGPTDQYKFYTVNYSKLKKDCPDF comes from the coding sequence ATGCTCGCCACAGTTCACAAACAGCTCAGGAACCACACAGCTCTGATCCCCCTTTTCATCCCCATCGGTGGAGGAGCAAATATGTCCATGTTGTACCTGGCTCGTCTGGGCTTGAGAAACCTAGATGTCTGCTGGGATCGCAAGAACAACCCTGAGCCCTGGAACAAACTTGGCCCAACTGACCAGTACAAGTTCTACACAGTGAATTACAGCAAGCTGAAGAAGGATTGTCCTGATTTCTGA